A window from Apostichopus japonicus isolate 1M-3 chromosome 2, ASM3797524v1, whole genome shotgun sequence encodes these proteins:
- the LOC139975576 gene encoding uncharacterized protein codes for MYFNRICLLLVLFGVIYVHGDDGGTVYTEGREDYEQTVESLVKCAVGGDENLAVIAKTLVDYGCHCRLDPEKFLNSAHKDLLDQTCMNYYKCLKVLLGTGFACESHNDIYSIPARIYYDASSTDAQGCNFGGNDFCNSDVLNDDACAKAACNYCDVPKMTNLRDHMSTYVDLKHETDYDADSGCQEDIWYQCIKNNGGNIIAVTSADCPPVT; via the exons ATGTATTTCAACCGTATTTGTCTACTCCTGGTCCTGTTTGGCGTAATTTATGTACATGGTGACGATGGTGGGACGGTGTACACTGAGGGCAGAGAAG ACTATGAACAAACTGTGGAGAGTTTGGTGAAATGTGCCGTGGGGGGTGACGAAAATCTCGCAGTTATAGCTAAGACGTTGGTAGATTATGGATGTCATTGTCGTCTCGATCCGGAAAAGTTCTTAAATTCAGCTCATAAAGATCTCCTTGACCA GACTTGTATGAACTACTACAAATGCTTGAAAGTTTTACTCGGGACCGGTTTTGCTTGTGAAAGTCATAATGATATCTACTCTATACCAGCGAGGATTTACTATGATGCATCCAGTACAGACGCACAAGGATGTAATTTTGGAGGGAACGACTTTTGTAACTCTGACG TTCTTAATGACGATGCATGTGCCAAGGCCGCGTGCAATTACTGTGATGTTCCTAAAATGACCAATCTGAGGGACCATATGTCCACATATGTGGACCTCAAGCACGAGACAGATTATGACGCTGATTCTGGGTGTCAGGAAGACATCTGGTATCAATGTATCAAAAATAATGGCGGGAATATCATTGCGGTTACAAGCGCTGATTGTCCACCAGTGACATAG
- the LOC139975048 gene encoding uncharacterized protein → LSIYPSIHPSIHPSIHPSIHPSIHPSIHPSIHPSIHPSIHPSIHPSIHPSIHPSIHPSIHPSIHPSIHPSIHPSIHPSIHPSIHPSIHPSIHPSIHPSIHPSIHPSIHPSIHPSIHPSIHPSIHPSIHPSIHPSIHPSIHPSIHPSIHPSIHPSIHPSIHPSIHPSIHPSIHPSIHPSIHPSIHPSIRPSVRPSVRPSVRPSVRPSVRPSVRPSVRP, encoded by the exons ctatccatctatccatccatccatccatccatccatccatccatccatccatccatccatccatccatccatccatccatccatccatccatccatccatccatccatccatccatccatccatccatccatccatccatccatccatccatccatccatccatccatccatccatccatccatccatccatccatccatccatccatccatccatccatccatccatccatccatccatccatccatccatccatccatccatccatccatccatccatccatccatccatccatccatccatccatccatccatccatccatccatccatccatccatccatccatccatccatccatccatccatccatccatccatccatccatccatccatccatccatccatccatccatccatccatccatccatccatccatccatccatccatccatccatccatccatccatccatccatccatccatccatccatccatccatccatccatccatccatccatccatccatccatccatccatccatccatccatccatccgtccgtccgtccgtccgtccgtccgtccgtccgtccgtccgtccgtccgtccgtccgtccgtccgtccgtccgtccgtccgtccgtcc TTGA
- the LOC139975805 gene encoding phospholipase A2 A2-actitoxin-Cgg2a-like → MVMDFRPFCLVLLFALLFSNASGATGSSDRIRRSLRDLAELIECETGRDARDYINYGCWCGVGGSEDPVDQVDQCCHDHDHCYDELLDSRTCHGLDVYDTTYNLPFTEEGCSAGIQISTCSVANSRNKCGRGLCRCDVHLAMCLSSAVFDPYYYKYSRFIGCSFRGLIHSVQNVFP, encoded by the exons ATGGTGATGGACTTTCGCCCTTTTTGCTTGGTATTGCTATTTGCACTGTTATTCAGCAATG CGTCGGGAGCGACGGGATCGTCGGATCGAATCCGTCGGAGCCTCAGAGACCTGGCAGAGTTGATCGAATGCGAGACTGGTAGGGATGCGAGAGACTACATCAATTATGGATGTTGGTGTGGCGTGGGAGGATCAGAAGATCCCGTGGATCAAGTGGATCA ATGCTGCCATGACCACGACCATTGCTATGATGAACTTCTTGATTCGCGGACATGCCATGGCTTAGATGTTTACGACACAACCTACAATTTACCTTTTACGGAAGAAGGGTGTTCTGCGGGCATTCAAATATCGACTTGTA GCGTGGCCAACAGTAGAAACAAATGTGGGCGTGGTTTATGTAGATGTGACGTACATCTGGCTATGTGTTTAAGTTCAGCAGTCTTCGACCCTTACTATTACAAATATTCTCGCTTCATCGGTTGCTCGTTCCGTGGACTTATTCATTCTGTCCAAAATGTATTTCCATAA
- the LOC139975792 gene encoding uncharacterized protein isoform X2, whose product MDRRRRSYTLPQDFHLIIWALVTLEVILVTTDIFATDCLEGSDPLELSCTYNQSDGVLCEWDLTGNETYETDNLRATFTIDGMQQQQCTDLSFSEPCSFNTTSSPTREIQIALEVNGTEETLRACHEVTLLSIVKYKKPRDVLIHTLLPEESVVTVTWDLPSDYPGQGNTMRLLSFCWVRWSENFSPWTKVEIKQQSYYDIGNITSNSRYDVQVTCVCSEALKENWSCNTTYYATASIPHQSTKTPSRASLTHTTSTKMVTTMISTSTENVSTVSKQTENRRNLALPLVISFSVILLMIIGISVIIVVYHHRTVSARNVNSSRADEISGQSEDQDPSESISHAYSTEQLLYVGSNTQDRNIAKTSL is encoded by the exons ATGGATAGACGGCGCAG ATCGTATACGTTGCCTCAGGATTTCCATTTGATAATCTGGGCTTTGGTTACATTAGAAGTGATCCTAGTAACTACAGATATTTTTGCGACCGATTGTCTCGAAG GCTCAGACCCGCTAGAGTTGAGCTGTACATACAATCAAAGCGATGGCGTGCTTTGCGAATGGGACCTTACCGGAAATGAAACCTATGAGACTGATAACCTAAGAGCGACATTTACGATTGATGG AATGCAACAGCAGCAGTGCACAGACTTGTCATTTAGTGAACCCTGCTCATTCAATACTACGTCATCGCCCACTCGAGAGATACAGATCGCCCTAGAGGTGAACGGTACCGAAGAAACACTACGTGCATGTCATGAAGTAACCCTGCTGTCAATAG TCAAATATAAGAAACCCAGAGATGTTCTGATACATACGTTATTACCAGAAGAATCCGTAGTCACGGTGACCTGGGACCTTCCATCCGATTATCCCGGCCAAGGTAACACGATGCGACTGCTTAGCTTCTGCTGGGTAAGATGGAGCGAAAATTTTAGTCCGTGGACAAAAGTTGAG ATTAAACAGCAAAGTTACTATGACATTGGAAACATAACATCGAATTCCAGATATGATGTACAGGTGACGTGTGTCTGCAGCGAGGCATTGAAAGAAAACTGGTCCTGTAATACTACGTATTATGCGACAG CAAGTATTCCACATCAATCTACGAAAACGCCAAGCAGGGCTTCCTTAACCCATACAACGTCCACTAAAATGGTTACAACAATGATCTCTACTTCGACTGAAAATGTTTCAACGGTTTCGAAGCAGACAGAAAATAGAAGAA ATCTCGCCCTACCTCTCGTTATAAGCTTCTCTGTCATCCTACTAATGATAATTGGCATATCCGTTATCATCGTAGTGTATCACCATCGGACGGTCTCGGCAAGGAATGTAAACAGTTCGAGAGCG GATGAAATTTCTGGCCAATCCGAGGACCAAGACCCGTCCGAGTCAATCAGCCATGCTTATTCAACGGAGCAGCTGTTGTACGTTGGAAGTAACACACAAGACAGAAATATAGCTAAAACATCATTATAA
- the LOC139975792 gene encoding uncharacterized protein isoform X1, producing MDRRRRSYTLPQDFHLIIWALVTLEVILVTTDIFATDCLEGSDPLELSCTYNQSDGVLCEWDLTGNETYETDNLRATFTIDGMQQQQCTDLSFSEPCSFNTTSSPTREIQIALEVNGTEETLRACHEVTLLSIVKYKKPRDVLIHTLLPEESVVTVTWDLPSDYPGQGNTMRLLSFCWVRWSENFSPWTKVEIKQQSYYDIGNITSNSRYDVQVTCVCSEALKENWSCNTTYYATVTTKASIPHQSTKTPSRASLTHTTSTKMVTTMISTSTENVSTVSKQTENRRNLALPLVISFSVILLMIIGISVIIVVYHHRTVSARNVNSSRADEISGQSEDQDPSESISHAYSTEQLLYVGSNTQDRNIAKTSL from the exons ATGGATAGACGGCGCAG ATCGTATACGTTGCCTCAGGATTTCCATTTGATAATCTGGGCTTTGGTTACATTAGAAGTGATCCTAGTAACTACAGATATTTTTGCGACCGATTGTCTCGAAG GCTCAGACCCGCTAGAGTTGAGCTGTACATACAATCAAAGCGATGGCGTGCTTTGCGAATGGGACCTTACCGGAAATGAAACCTATGAGACTGATAACCTAAGAGCGACATTTACGATTGATGG AATGCAACAGCAGCAGTGCACAGACTTGTCATTTAGTGAACCCTGCTCATTCAATACTACGTCATCGCCCACTCGAGAGATACAGATCGCCCTAGAGGTGAACGGTACCGAAGAAACACTACGTGCATGTCATGAAGTAACCCTGCTGTCAATAG TCAAATATAAGAAACCCAGAGATGTTCTGATACATACGTTATTACCAGAAGAATCCGTAGTCACGGTGACCTGGGACCTTCCATCCGATTATCCCGGCCAAGGTAACACGATGCGACTGCTTAGCTTCTGCTGGGTAAGATGGAGCGAAAATTTTAGTCCGTGGACAAAAGTTGAG ATTAAACAGCAAAGTTACTATGACATTGGAAACATAACATCGAATTCCAGATATGATGTACAGGTGACGTGTGTCTGCAGCGAGGCATTGAAAGAAAACTGGTCCTGTAATACTACGTATTATGCGACAG TAACGACTAAAGCAAGTATTCCACATCAATCTACGAAAACGCCAAGCAGGGCTTCCTTAACCCATACAACGTCCACTAAAATGGTTACAACAATGATCTCTACTTCGACTGAAAATGTTTCAACGGTTTCGAAGCAGACAGAAAATAGAAGAA ATCTCGCCCTACCTCTCGTTATAAGCTTCTCTGTCATCCTACTAATGATAATTGGCATATCCGTTATCATCGTAGTGTATCACCATCGGACGGTCTCGGCAAGGAATGTAAACAGTTCGAGAGCG GATGAAATTTCTGGCCAATCCGAGGACCAAGACCCGTCCGAGTCAATCAGCCATGCTTATTCAACGGAGCAGCTGTTGTACGTTGGAAGTAACACACAAGACAGAAATATAGCTAAAACATCATTATAA